The genome window TAGAAAGCTGGGAAATTATTAACAAGTTTTATTCACGTATTTTCGGTGTTTACAATATATGCGCAAATCGTGTAGGTGAAGAATGCTCTGCAGAAAATAGAAACACAGATGATCTTGCTGCAAACCAATATACCGACAGTTGTTTGGAAAATAGAAAAAAATACAATTTCTGGGGAGGTAGCGAAATTATCAATCCATACGGTCAGCTAATACAGAAAGGAGCTTTTTATCAGGAAGATGAAATCATCGGTAAAATTTCAAAGGATCTTCTTCGTCGAAAAAAGATAATTCTTCCCTATCTGAGAAATGATGATCCCTATTTTACGCAGCGAGAGTTAGCGCGCATTCTATAAAAAAAGTGAAGCTTTTGATCCTTTTGTAATGCAAAAATATTGGAATTTCCTTTTTTGAGTTTTAAGAATTCGGGTTTCATATGTCAGAATTAAGAAATACAAGAATTGAAACATGATTTGATTTGTATGCGATAAAATAAATACGTTGAAGTTGAAAAGGATGATTGTTGCATCAAGATATTTAAAGCCAAACAGAAAAAAAATGGAAAACAATCACAGGAAAAAAACAAATACAAAACGAGCAATATGTGATGAAGTACTTATCGCTATCAGGCGTATTATTCAATCGATTGATCTTCACTCTCGATACCTTGTGAGGCAGTTTGGCCTGACCGGTCCACAGTTGATTGTCCTGAAGGAGTTATCGAGGCTCGAAGAGGTGTCGGTAGGTGAAATAGCAAAAGCGGTCAGTCTCAGCCAGGCAACAGTCACAGGTATTCTGGAACGTCTTGAAAACCGCAGACTGATTGTCCGACAGCGCAGCAAAAAAGACAAAAGGCGGGTTCTTGTTGAGGCAACTTCTGCGTCTAAACAGCTGTTGGACAAAGCGCCGCCCCCAATGCAGGAGCATTTTATTCAACAGCTTACAAACCTCCAGGATTGGGAACAGGCGATGATTTTAA of Desulfosarcina sp. BuS5 contains these proteins:
- a CDS encoding MarR family winged helix-turn-helix transcriptional regulator encodes the protein MIVASRYLKPNRKKMENNHRKKTNTKRAICDEVLIAIRRIIQSIDLHSRYLVRQFGLTGPQLIVLKELSRLEEVSVGEIAKAVSLSQATVTGILERLENRRLIVRQRSKKDKRRVLVEATSASKQLLDKAPPPMQEHFIQQLTNLQDWEQAMILSSLLRIVSMMDASKIEAAPILVAGPIDEIEENL